A section of the Centroberyx gerrardi isolate f3 chromosome 8, fCenGer3.hap1.cur.20231027, whole genome shotgun sequence genome encodes:
- the tchp gene encoding trichoplein keratin filament-binding protein codes for MALPTLSAHGPSRSRVLARQMARQREQEARSRQQWELHSQYFREQSVRSHKQSVWSSHQSHQQSMSAYHKQRVEEEKRVSLEQRRTRLRAMLQEEQDQLEAELRDVLPDSSTLASQLVQKTEELRSAREERRKKLAQELLKEHWKKNNPELREVESALHKDHVVGQWQEQISDKKQHEAAEQEEERRFENEYERTRKDALERMKQAQEKKKEEDRKRAEELCQQMDELKLREQEANRLKKEQETLLAQHWELERIEEERRTVEERRKKSEMGHFLIRQYRAQLKRRAQQVQEELEADRKILAAMLEGEQEDRRAESARRERAVADAAWMKLVIEEQLQLEREREAEFDILYREEAQRVWEKRETEWEKERKARERLMHEVLVGRQQQLELKMQQNREAQEESLKRREELIQELELEREARLQEREQEEGHRTARMQEINAQVEQRRQEQWEEQRRIEQEEEEEKEALRFQEEELKLETQRMAKQGHQEKIHSRPRSAWT; via the exons ATGGCTCTACCGACCCTTTCCGCGCACGGGCCCAGCCGGTCCCGTGTCCTGGCCAGACAGATGGCGCGGCAGCGGGAGCAGGAGGCCCGTTCTCGGCAGCAGTGGGAGCTGCATTCACAATACTTCAGGGAACAGAGTGTGCGCAGCCACAAGCAGTCCGTGTGGAGTTCCCATCAGTCCCATCAGCAGAG tatgtcagcGTACCATAAacagagagtggaggaggagaagagggtgaGTCTGGAGCAGCGCAGGACTCGGCTCAGGGCCATGCTTCAAGAGGAGCAGGATCAGTTGGAGGCTGAGCTCCGGGACGTGCTTCCTGACAGCAGCACACTGGCGAGTCAGTTGGTGCAGAAAActgaggagcttcgttcagcaagagaggagagaaggaaaaag CTTGCACAAGAGCTGCTGAAGGAGCACTGGAAGAAAAACAACCCAGAGCTGCGAGAG GTCGAGTCAGCGTTACATAAAGATCATGTTGTCGGCCAATGGCAGGAGCAGATATCTGACAAAAAACAG CATGAAGCggcagagcaggaagaggagagacgtTTTGAAAATGAGTACGAGAGGACTCGAAAAGACGCTCTGGAGAGGATGAAGCAGgcgcaggagaagaagaaagaagaggaccGTAAGAGAGCAGAAGAACTTTGTCAACAGATGGATGAACTGAAGCTGAGGGAACAAGAG gCCAATCGTCtaaagaaagagcaagagactCTGCTGGCCCAACACTGGGAGCTGGAGaggatagaagaggagaggagaacggtggaggaaaggaggaagaaatcTGAGATGGG GCATTTCTTGATCCGTCAGTACCGCGCTCAGCTGAAGAGGAGAGCCCAGCAAGTGCAGGAGGAGCTG GAGGCCGACCGTAAGATCCTGGCAGCCATgctggagggagagcaggaggacaggagagcgGAGAGTGCGCGAAGGGAAAGAGCCGTAGCTGACGCTGCCTGGATGAAACTTGTGATTGAGGAGCAACTTcagttagagagggagagggaggctgaGTTTGACATTCTATACAG AGAGGAAGCCCAACGCGTGTGGGAGAAACGGGAGACAgagtgggagaaggagaggaaagccaGAGAGCGGCTCATGCATGAG GTTCTTGTGGGgagacagcagcagctggagcttaAGATGCAGCAGAACCGCGAGGCTCAGGAGGAGTCCCTGAAGAGACGGGAAGAGCTGAtccaggagctggagctggagagggaggCCAGACTGcaggagagggagcaggaggagggccACAGAACAGCTCGCATGCAAGAGATAAATGCTCAG GTGGAGCAGCGGCGCCAAGAGCAGTGGGAGGAGCAGCGCAGGatagagcaagaggaggaggaggagaaggaggccctTCGGTtccaggaggaggagctgaagctggagacacagaggatgGCCAAGCAAGGCCACCAGGAAAAG ATTCACAGCAGACCCCGATCAGCCTGGACATGA